The Mauremys reevesii isolate NIE-2019 linkage group 13, ASM1616193v1, whole genome shotgun sequence genome contains a region encoding:
- the LOC120380700 gene encoding olfactory receptor 6M1-like, producing MVLVNQSAVREFVLLGFPHLHHLGFLLFLVHLMIYLLTLAGNVVIIAITWADHRLHTPMYFFLRSFSFLEICFTSVIIPKMLANFLSEDKTISFAGCIAQAFFYHSLGVSEFLHLAAMSVDRYVAICYPLHYMAIMSGRVCTFMVLTSWFGGFFFIIGLIMMISRLSFCGPNILNHFFCDVGPLLSLSCSNTHLVESMDFLVAAVVLLGSLAITAISYSYIVATVICIPSAKDRRKAFSTCSSHIIVLSIVYGSCIFMYVRPKQRDGLDITKGVAILNTVITPMLNPFIYSLRNKQVIQVLKDTLCWKK from the coding sequence ATGGTGCTAGTCAACCAGAGCGCCGTGAGAGAATTTGTCCTGCTGGGGTTCCCTCACCTTCATCACCTAGGTTTCCTGCTCTTCCTGGTGCATCTGATGATTTACCTCCTGACACTTGCTGGTAATGTGGTGATCATCGCCATCACCTGGGCTGACCACCgcctccacacccccatgtacttcttcctcagGAGCTTCTCCTTCCTTGAGATCTGTTTCACCAGCGTCATCATCCCCAAGATGCTGGCCAATTTCCTCTCAGAGGACAAGACCATCTCCTTTGCCGGCTGCATCGCCCAGGCCTTCTTCTACCACTCCCTGGGAGTCTCTGAGTTCCTTCACCTTGCAGCTATGTCTgtggatcgctacgtggccatctgttACCCGCTGCACTACATGGCCATCATGAGCGGCAGGGTCTGCACCTTCATGGTGCTTACTTCTTGGTTTGGTGGCTTCTTCTTCATCATTGGCCTCATCATGATGATCTCCCGACTCTCCTTCTGCGGCCCCAACATCCtcaaccatttcttctgtgacgtggggcccctcctcagcctctcctgcTCCAACACACACCTGGTGGAATCAATGGACTTCCTGGTTGCAGCTGTTGTTTTGCTGGGTTCTTTGGCCATCACCGCGATCTCCTATTCCTACATTGTTGCTACCGTCATCTGCATCCCCTCAGCCAAAGACCGACGTaaggccttctccacctgctcctcacaCATCATTGTCCTGAGCATCGTCTATGGCAGCTGCATCTTCATGTATGTCCGTCCAAAGCAGCGTGATGGACTGGACATCACCAAAGGGGTGGCCATCCTCAACACGGTCATCACTCCCATGCTCAACCCCTTCATCTACTCGCTGAGGAACAAGCAGGTCATACAGGTCTTGAAGGACACTCTGTGCTGGAAAAAATAG
- the LOC120380658 gene encoding olfactory receptor 6C4-like, whose translation MVLANQSAVREFVLLGFPHLHHLGFLLFLVHLMIYLLTLSGNVVIIAITWADHRLHTPMYFFLRNFSFLEICFTSVIVPKMLANFLSEDKTISFAGCIAQAFFYLSLGVSEFLLLAAMSVDRYVAICYPLHYMAIMSGRVCTFMVLTSWFGGFFFIIGHIMMISQLSFCGPNVLNHFFCDLGPLVSLSCSNTHLVESMDFLVAAVVLLGSLAITAVSYSYIVATVIRIPSAKERRKAFSTCSSHIIVLSIVYGSCIFMYVRPKQRDGLDITKGVAILNTVITPMLNPFIYSLRNKQVIQVWQHLTFRCLAN comes from the coding sequence ATGGTGCTGGCCAACCAGAGCGCTGTGAGAGAATTTGTGCTGCTGGGGTTCCCTCACCTGCATCATCTGGGCTTCCTGCTCTTCCTGGTGCACCTGATGATTTACCTCCTGACGCTTTCTGGGAATGTGGTTATCATCGCCATCACCTGGGCTGACCACCgcctccacacccccatgtacttcttcctcagGAACTTTTCCTTCCTTGAGATCTGTTTCACCAGCGTCATCGTCCCCAAGATGCTGGCCAATTTCCTCTCAGAGGACAAGACCATCTCCTTCGCTGGCTGCATCGCACAGGCCTTCTTCTACCTTTCCCTGGGAGTCTCTGAGTTCCTTCTCTTGGCAGCTATGTCTGTGGACCGCTACGTGGCCATTTGTTACCCGCTGCACTACATGGCCATCATGAGCGGCAGGGTCTGCACCTTCATGGTGCTTACTTCTTGGTTTGGTGGCTTCTTCTTCATCATTGGCCATATCATGATGATCTCCCAGCTCTCCTTCTGTGGCCCCAACGTCCtcaaccatttcttctgtgacctGGGGCCCCTCGTCAGCCTCTCCTGCTCCAACACACACCTGGTGGAATCAATGGACTTCCTGGTAGCAGCTGTTGTTTTGCTGGGTTCTTTGGCCATCACCGCGGTCTCCTATTCCTACATTGTTGCTACCGTCATCCGCATCCCCTCAGCCAAAGAGCGACGTaaggccttctccacctgctcctcacaCATCATTGTCCTGAGCATCGTCTATGGCAGCTGCATCTTCATGTATGTCCGTCCAAAGCAGCGTGATGGACTGGACATCACCAAAGGGGTGGCCATCCTCAACACGGTAATCACTCCCATGCTCAACCCCTTCATCTACTCGCTGAGGAACAAGCAGGTCATACAG